In Anseongella ginsenosidimutans, one genomic interval encodes:
- a CDS encoding glucosamine-6-phosphate deaminase, with protein METSKVDRLQVQIYHDRKQLGAAAAGAVAGKIRGLLDQQEQVNLVFAAAPSQEEFLADLSVKDIPWNRMNAFHMDEYQGLDGDAPQGFGNFLKKRLFDKAPFNSVHYINGNAADAAAECSRYAALLERYPADIVCMGIGENCHIAFNDPHVADFNDSKLVKIVDLDRECRMQQVHDGCFPRLEEVPAYALTLTVPALMRGRFVFCIVPGKNKARAVHHTKHQPVSEKYPSTVLRTHPQAILFIDEASGGLLK; from the coding sequence ATGGAAACAAGTAAAGTTGACAGGCTTCAGGTACAAATTTACCATGACCGGAAACAGCTCGGTGCAGCGGCGGCCGGCGCCGTGGCCGGCAAAATACGCGGGCTTCTTGATCAGCAGGAACAGGTAAACCTGGTTTTTGCAGCGGCGCCTTCCCAGGAAGAATTCCTGGCGGATCTTTCAGTAAAAGACATTCCCTGGAATCGTATGAATGCCTTCCATATGGATGAATACCAGGGCCTGGACGGGGACGCTCCCCAGGGCTTCGGCAATTTCCTGAAGAAAAGGCTGTTTGATAAGGCTCCTTTTAATTCGGTACATTATATCAATGGCAACGCGGCCGATGCAGCTGCGGAATGCAGCAGGTACGCTGCCTTGCTGGAAAGATATCCGGCGGACATTGTATGCATGGGCATCGGTGAAAACTGCCACATTGCCTTTAATGACCCTCATGTAGCTGATTTCAACGACAGTAAATTGGTGAAAATCGTTGACCTGGACCGGGAGTGCCGGATGCAGCAGGTACACGACGGTTGTTTCCCGCGCCTGGAAGAAGTGCCGGCTTATGCCCTCACACTCACGGTACCCGCCCTGATGCGGGGGCGTTTCGTTTTCTGCATCGTGCCGGGGAAGAACAAGGCGCGGGCCGTACACCATACAAAACATCAGCCGGTTAGCGAGAAGTATCCCTCTACCGTGTTAAGAACGCACCCCCAGGCGATCCTTTTTATCGATGAAGCGAGCGGCGGTTTGCTAAAATAG
- a CDS encoding aldehyde dehydrogenase (NADP(+)) — protein sequence MHNEAGGQIIGYSLSKKGDRTFRAYDPVRQEQISEVFTDATTEEVNAAAALAAAAFKKYGNLPGRERAGFLHAIAAGLEALGDELTQAAARETGLPAGRLNGERSRTVNQLRLFARLLEEGSWVNARIDTADAAKQLPDLRQMQVPLGVTSIFGASNFPLAFSVAGGDTASALAAGCPVLFKAHPAHPRTSFLVGNAIKEAALVCNMPEGVFSLLQGSSHEVGMALVNHPLVSAIGFTGSFRGGKALFDAACRREKPIPVFAEMGSVNPVFLLPGALKEKGEALAGGLLGSVTLGTGQFCTNPGLFVTMDAPEAEAFALVLKEKLKDAESGPMLTRGIHSSYTAGIRRLTEEFNLKNISGGGPEKEGMACAQFLETDVETVLKFPAVAEEVFGPGSVHVRAKTFEELLKLAENLEGQLTVTIHGTEEDLENYGELVAVLREKAGRLIFNGFPTGVAVSPAMVHGGPYPATTFPSGTSVGTMAIYRFTRPVCYQDFPQASLPEELADENPLGIWRLVNGEFTKNL from the coding sequence ATGCATAATGAAGCAGGCGGCCAGATAATCGGGTACAGCCTATCCAAAAAGGGTGACCGGACTTTCCGGGCATACGATCCTGTGAGGCAGGAACAGATCTCCGAAGTTTTTACAGACGCCACTACTGAGGAAGTGAATGCGGCCGCCGCCCTGGCTGCGGCAGCATTCAAAAAATATGGAAACCTTCCCGGGCGGGAAAGAGCCGGATTCCTGCATGCCATTGCAGCTGGCCTTGAAGCCCTGGGCGATGAGCTGACGCAGGCCGCCGCCAGGGAAACCGGACTTCCGGCCGGGCGGCTTAACGGCGAACGAAGCCGTACGGTAAACCAGCTTCGCCTCTTTGCCCGCCTGCTGGAAGAAGGTTCCTGGGTAAATGCACGGATTGATACCGCGGATGCGGCAAAGCAATTGCCGGACCTTCGCCAGATGCAGGTGCCACTAGGCGTAACCAGTATTTTCGGGGCGAGTAATTTTCCGCTGGCCTTTTCGGTAGCCGGTGGGGATACAGCTTCCGCGCTGGCGGCGGGCTGCCCGGTACTCTTCAAAGCGCATCCTGCGCACCCCCGTACTTCTTTTCTCGTAGGGAACGCCATAAAGGAAGCAGCCCTGGTTTGTAATATGCCGGAAGGGGTTTTTTCCCTGCTGCAGGGAAGTTCGCATGAAGTGGGAATGGCCCTGGTGAACCATCCGCTGGTATCGGCTATTGGTTTTACCGGTTCTTTCAGGGGAGGAAAAGCATTATTTGACGCGGCCTGCCGGCGGGAAAAACCTATTCCCGTATTTGCGGAAATGGGCAGTGTTAACCCGGTATTTTTGCTTCCCGGCGCGCTAAAGGAGAAGGGTGAAGCCCTGGCCGGCGGGCTCCTGGGCTCCGTGACGCTGGGAACGGGACAGTTTTGCACCAATCCCGGGCTTTTTGTTACCATGGACGCACCCGAGGCGGAAGCCTTCGCACTTGTTCTGAAGGAGAAGCTGAAAGACGCGGAAAGCGGCCCCATGCTTACGCGGGGAATACATTCAAGTTATACCGCCGGGATCAGGCGGCTGACGGAAGAATTCAATTTAAAGAATATAAGCGGTGGCGGGCCGGAAAAGGAAGGGATGGCTTGCGCTCAGTTCCTGGAGACGGATGTGGAAACCGTATTGAAGTTCCCGGCCGTCGCCGAAGAGGTCTTCGGGCCGGGCTCCGTTCATGTAAGAGCAAAGACTTTTGAAGAGCTATTGAAGCTGGCCGAAAACCTTGAAGGGCAGTTGACGGTTACTATTCATGGTACGGAAGAAGACCTGGAGAATTACGGGGAATTGGTAGCTGTGCTGAGAGAAAAAGCCGGAAGGCTGATCTTCAACGGTTTTCCCACCGGGGTGGCGGTGAGTCCGGCGATGGTCCATGGAGGGCCCTATCCCGCTACTACCTTCCCCTCGGGAACTTCGGTAGGGACAATGGCCATTTATCGCTTTACGCGCCCGGTTTGTTACCAGGACTTCCCCCAGGCCAGCCTGCCGGAGGAATTGGCCGATGAAAATCCGCTGGGCATCTGGCGCTTAGTGAATGGAGAGTTTACGAAAAATCTTTAA
- a CDS encoding UxaA family hydrolase — MRNVLRVHASDNVLVALSDLEAGAMVGTGEDSVELRGAVPAKHKIALSAIPRGELLYMYGICVGVATEDIPAGSLITTGNVRHATGSYSVNGAGNMAWEQPDVSKWRGRTFMGYHRADGRVGTANYWIVLPLVFCENRNVDAIRDAFNDLFNPGGGLYYKRFLHELSRQHQQGKSMEELLRYELPEGGYEYPESSLFPNIDGIKFLTHAMGCGGTRDDARTLCGLLAGYITHPNVAGATVLSLGCQNAQIALLKNEIAARFPEYDRPLHFLEQQQMGSEKKMLSEALKLTYTGLIKANEQVRQPAPISKLCLGMECGGSDGFSGISANPAVGKVADKLVASGGSVILSEFPELCGVEQELSDRCVSRELAARFLELMQNYNQRAKAVGSGFDANPSPGNIRDGLVTDAIKSAGAARKGGSSPVVDVLDYPELVRKPGLNLLCTPGNDVESTTAEVAAGANIVLFTTGLGTPTGNPIAPVIKISSNTSLFRRMRDIIDIDSGSIIEGKESLDEVSDRMLEYVLEVASGNRKTKAQQLSQDDFIPWKRGVSL; from the coding sequence ATGCGAAACGTATTGAGAGTGCATGCCAGTGATAATGTGCTGGTGGCCTTGAGCGACCTGGAAGCCGGTGCGATGGTCGGGACGGGGGAGGATAGCGTAGAATTGAGGGGAGCCGTTCCTGCCAAGCATAAAATCGCGCTCTCAGCTATCCCACGGGGGGAATTGTTGTATATGTACGGGATTTGTGTGGGTGTTGCCACGGAAGATATTCCCGCCGGAAGTTTGATCACCACAGGAAACGTCAGGCACGCCACCGGCAGCTATTCGGTAAACGGAGCCGGAAATATGGCATGGGAGCAGCCTGACGTCAGCAAGTGGAGGGGCCGCACCTTTATGGGGTATCACCGGGCGGACGGGAGAGTGGGGACGGCCAATTACTGGATCGTCCTTCCACTGGTGTTTTGCGAGAACCGGAACGTGGATGCGATCCGCGACGCCTTTAATGACTTATTTAATCCGGGAGGAGGGCTATATTACAAACGCTTCCTCCATGAACTATCCAGGCAGCATCAGCAGGGAAAAAGCATGGAGGAGCTGCTGCGGTATGAATTGCCGGAAGGAGGTTACGAATATCCCGAATCCTCGCTTTTTCCGAATATAGACGGCATTAAATTCCTGACGCATGCAATGGGCTGCGGCGGTACCCGGGACGATGCCCGCACGCTCTGCGGCCTTCTGGCCGGCTACATCACCCATCCGAACGTGGCGGGGGCTACCGTGCTGAGCTTAGGCTGCCAGAATGCCCAGATCGCGCTGCTGAAAAATGAAATCGCAGCGCGTTTCCCGGAATACGACCGTCCGCTGCATTTCCTGGAGCAACAGCAAATGGGCTCGGAAAAGAAGATGTTGTCTGAAGCCCTGAAGTTGACGTATACGGGCCTTATTAAAGCGAATGAACAGGTCCGGCAGCCAGCCCCCATCAGTAAGTTATGCCTGGGTATGGAGTGCGGCGGCTCTGACGGGTTCTCCGGTATCTCAGCCAATCCCGCCGTTGGAAAAGTGGCGGATAAGCTGGTGGCTTCAGGCGGTTCGGTGATCCTTTCCGAATTTCCCGAACTTTGCGGCGTGGAACAGGAGCTTTCCGATCGTTGTGTGAGCCGGGAACTGGCGGCAAGATTCCTGGAACTGATGCAAAATTATAACCAGCGCGCCAAAGCGGTAGGTTCTGGCTTTGACGCCAATCCATCCCCGGGAAATATTCGCGACGGCCTGGTTACCGACGCGATTAAATCAGCGGGAGCTGCCCGGAAGGGCGGATCTTCTCCGGTAGTGGACGTGCTGGATTACCCCGAGCTGGTGCGAAAACCCGGCCTCAACCTGTTATGTACACCCGGAAATGATGTGGAATCCACCACGGCCGAGGTAGCTGCAGGAGCCAATATCGTATTGTTCACCACCGGCCTGGGAACGCCTACCGGAAATCCCATTGCCCCTGTAATTAAGATATCAAGCAATACTTCCCTGTTCCGCCGCATGCGCGATATCATTGATATCGATTCAGGTTCGATCATCGAAGGGAAGGAAAGCCTGGATGAGGTTTCCGACCGTATGCTGGAATATGTGCTGGAAGTTGCCAGCGGCAATCGTAAAACTAAGGCTCAGCAATTATCACAGGATGATTTTATTCCCTGGAAACGGGGCGTTTCACTTTAA
- a CDS encoding fumarylacetoacetate hydrolase family protein — MRVFKTGSATVFIEHEGEFYQKDIPAWDTFINRKGLYSLLKEELKDFAKVAGELPEEAEFAAPVGSQEIWAAGVTYMRSMEARMEESKTAGGGSFYDRVYNAERPELFFKATAARTAGPGGTVNIRKDSAWDVPEPELTLFISSAGTIEGYTVGNDMSSRSIEGENPLYLPQAKVYDACAGLGPCIYVTEKPLPPETEISLEIRRGGQPVFTGRTSLSRIKRSFPELKDFLFRECSFPNGCFLMTGTGIIPPDDFTLALHDEIRISIPPIGVLVNYVGKNL, encoded by the coding sequence ATGAGAGTATTCAAGACCGGTTCCGCTACTGTCTTTATCGAACATGAAGGCGAATTTTACCAGAAGGATATTCCTGCCTGGGATACTTTTATTAACCGAAAAGGGCTTTATTCCCTCCTTAAAGAGGAATTGAAGGATTTTGCTAAGGTGGCAGGCGAATTGCCGGAGGAGGCTGAGTTTGCCGCGCCGGTTGGCTCCCAGGAAATCTGGGCCGCGGGCGTAACCTATATGAGAAGCATGGAAGCGCGCATGGAGGAATCGAAAACCGCCGGGGGCGGCAGCTTTTATGACCGGGTTTATAATGCGGAACGCCCCGAGCTGTTTTTTAAAGCTACCGCCGCACGCACCGCAGGGCCGGGAGGAACCGTCAACATCCGGAAGGATTCCGCCTGGGATGTCCCCGAACCCGAACTGACACTCTTTATTTCCTCCGCCGGAACGATTGAGGGCTATACGGTAGGCAATGATATGAGTTCCCGCAGCATCGAGGGAGAAAATCCGCTTTACCTGCCTCAGGCCAAGGTATATGATGCTTGCGCGGGGCTGGGCCCCTGCATTTATGTGACCGAAAAGCCCCTGCCTCCCGAAACGGAGATCTCCCTGGAGATCCGGCGCGGCGGCCAACCGGTATTCACAGGCCGTACTTCCCTGAGCCGGATTAAACGCTCTTTCCCTGAACTGAAAGATTTTCTTTTCCGGGAATGTTCTTTTCCTAACGGCTGCTTCCTGATGACCGGCACCGGAATCATTCCACCGGACGATTTTACCCTTGCGCTGCATGACGAGATCCGCATCAGCATTCCCCCGATAGGCGTACTCGTGAATTATGTCGGGAAGAACCTTTAA
- the ruvC gene encoding crossover junction endodeoxyribonuclease RuvC, whose amino-acid sequence MMEKDEIILGIDPGTSVMGYGLVNRCGQKLSLISLGVVQLGAFDNHPLKLKNIFERTLSLINQYKPDSLALEAPFYGKNVQVMLKLGRAQGVAMAAGLYRGIPIFEYSPKKIKQSITGNGNAGKEQVAGMLKQLLSFSESPEFLDATDGLAVAVCHAFQRNPTGAPQKQYSGWEAFVKANPGRKK is encoded by the coding sequence ATGATGGAAAAAGACGAGATTATTTTGGGAATTGATCCGGGTACGTCTGTGATGGGTTATGGATTGGTGAACCGTTGCGGGCAGAAGCTTTCGCTGATAAGTTTGGGCGTGGTTCAGCTGGGGGCTTTTGATAATCATCCGCTGAAACTGAAAAATATTTTTGAACGTACCTTGTCACTAATTAATCAATACAAGCCGGATAGCCTGGCCCTCGAGGCGCCGTTTTATGGCAAGAATGTTCAGGTAATGCTAAAACTCGGCAGAGCGCAGGGCGTGGCAATGGCGGCCGGGCTTTACCGCGGGATTCCCATATTTGAATATTCGCCAAAAAAAATAAAGCAATCCATAACGGGGAACGGCAATGCGGGGAAGGAACAGGTGGCCGGCATGCTCAAGCAATTGCTTAGCTTCTCCGAAAGCCCGGAATTCCTGGATGCTACCGACGGGCTTGCGGTGGCTGTATGCCACGCCTTCCAGAGAAACCCGACCGGCGCTCCGCAGAAACAGTATTCGGGTTGGGAAGCGTTCGTTAAAGCGAATCCTGGGCGGAAGAAATGA
- a CDS encoding lysylphosphatidylglycerol synthase domain-containing protein, with translation MRIRKRTIAVLLKLIILALTCWFIYNKLSEPQSLEKIRAFFKQPFSPRTIWLLSFAGGLMLVNWGVEVFKWKYLVRKIEKVSLWKSTESLLAGLTLAIFTPNRVGEYGGRILYLERGNRVKGAFAMWVGAFGQMLVTNVVGAVAFYFFALRFIDLNQALQIALGLGILIFCLLFVLFYFNVRWLYMILLSFRFLKKFRRYFKVLLMYRKKELMVSLLYSLLRYAIFTTQHFLLIHLFLPSIDYVTSMMLISVILMVQSIIPTMAMLDDLGVRGATSAYFFGFVVSPADASFVLASAFGVWIVNIILPAIAGLFFVFKANFFGGNGGNNH, from the coding sequence ATGCGAATACGAAAGAGAACCATAGCCGTCTTGCTGAAGCTCATCATCCTGGCGCTTACCTGCTGGTTTATCTATAACAAGCTTTCCGAACCGCAATCGCTGGAAAAGATACGGGCATTTTTTAAGCAGCCCTTTTCTCCCCGCACGATCTGGCTACTTTCCTTCGCAGGTGGCCTGATGCTGGTTAACTGGGGAGTGGAGGTGTTCAAGTGGAAGTACCTGGTCCGGAAAATTGAGAAGGTTTCACTCTGGAAATCTACCGAATCGCTGCTGGCGGGGCTAACGCTTGCTATTTTTACTCCTAACAGGGTGGGAGAATACGGGGGGCGTATCCTGTACCTGGAACGTGGTAACCGGGTAAAGGGCGCTTTTGCCATGTGGGTGGGCGCTTTCGGCCAGATGCTTGTGACGAATGTGGTTGGGGCGGTGGCTTTTTACTTTTTTGCACTTCGCTTTATTGACCTTAACCAGGCCCTGCAGATTGCCCTGGGGCTTGGCATTCTTATTTTCTGCCTGCTGTTTGTGCTTTTCTATTTTAATGTGCGCTGGCTGTATATGATCCTGTTGTCCTTTCGTTTCCTGAAAAAATTCCGGCGTTATTTCAAGGTATTGCTGATGTACCGGAAGAAGGAACTCATGGTAAGCCTGCTATATAGCCTGTTGCGCTACGCGATCTTTACTACGCAGCATTTTTTGCTGATCCATTTATTCCTCCCTTCCATTGATTACGTTACTTCCATGATGCTGATCAGCGTGATCCTGATGGTGCAGTCCATTATTCCCACGATGGCTATGCTTGATGATCTGGGGGTACGGGGCGCTACATCGGCTTATTTTTTCGGCTTCGTGGTCTCCCCGGCGGACGCTTCCTTTGTGCTGGCTTCCGCCTTTGGGGTGTGGATCGTAAATATTATCTTGCCGGCCATTGCCGGGCTGTTTTTTGTGTTCAAGGCAAATTTCTTCGGGGGAAATGGCGGAAACAATCATTGA
- a CDS encoding glycosyltransferase family 2 protein, whose product MAETIIEFISILLTVAYLVIVISFIRGWNRLERPAPPKKGFSTRVSVLIAARDEEKAIGRCLEAVIAQHYPPELLEVIVIDDHSTDRTAEMVRSFQQPGLQPELRLITMNEHKPINSYKKKAIAQAIQVAKGELIVTTDADCWMGPQWLAAIVSAYEEHGYKLISSPVAFSEENSLFERLQSLEFMYLIGLGASAIGNAFPSTCNGANLAYTREVFFQVEGFKGIDDLASGDDELLLHKVAALYYNKIGFVKSRQAIVYTHAKANLREFLDQRKRWASKSIKYRNKLVVALGLSVYFFNVFILLNACLTLFNFNFAVPLLGMLGLKILVEIVFLYFLAGFFRRLPLLVWMPLLNLLHVVYMSYIGLAGQRRSYRWKGRQVK is encoded by the coding sequence ATGGCGGAAACAATCATTGAATTTATTTCTATACTGCTGACGGTAGCCTACCTGGTGATCGTGATCAGCTTTATCCGGGGATGGAACCGCCTTGAAAGGCCGGCGCCGCCTAAAAAAGGATTTTCTACACGGGTAAGCGTGCTTATTGCTGCGCGTGATGAAGAAAAAGCAATCGGGCGGTGCCTGGAAGCCGTTATTGCACAGCATTATCCCCCGGAATTGCTGGAGGTCATCGTGATCGATGATCATTCTACCGACCGCACCGCGGAGATGGTTCGTTCCTTTCAGCAGCCGGGCCTGCAGCCGGAACTTCGGCTGATCACCATGAATGAACATAAACCCATTAATTCCTATAAAAAGAAGGCGATTGCGCAAGCCATCCAAGTGGCAAAGGGCGAGCTGATCGTCACGACGGATGCTGATTGCTGGATGGGGCCGCAATGGCTGGCTGCTATTGTTTCCGCCTACGAGGAGCATGGGTATAAACTTATTTCCTCGCCCGTAGCGTTTTCGGAAGAGAATTCGCTTTTCGAACGGCTGCAAAGCCTGGAATTCATGTACCTGATCGGGTTGGGTGCTTCCGCCATCGGGAACGCGTTTCCGAGTACGTGCAACGGGGCTAACCTGGCCTATACCCGGGAGGTGTTTTTTCAGGTGGAGGGTTTTAAAGGCATTGATGACCTGGCTTCGGGGGATGATGAACTGCTGCTGCACAAGGTGGCGGCGCTGTATTATAATAAAATTGGTTTTGTAAAGTCGCGGCAGGCCATTGTATATACGCATGCCAAAGCGAACCTGAGGGAATTCCTGGATCAGCGGAAACGCTGGGCTTCCAAGAGTATCAAATACCGGAACAAGCTCGTGGTGGCGCTGGGGCTCTCGGTATATTTTTTTAATGTGTTCATTCTTTTGAATGCCTGTTTAACTTTGTTTAATTTTAACTTTGCCGTCCCGCTGCTGGGCATGCTGGGCCTGAAGATCCTGGTGGAAATCGTATTTCTTTATTTCCTGGCCGGGTTTTTCCGCAGGCTGCCGCTGCTGGTGTGGATGCCTTTGCTGAACCTGCTGCACGTCGTGTACATGTCATACATCGGGCTGGCGGGGCAGCGAAGATCCTATCGCTGGAAGGGAAGGCAGGTGAAATAA
- a CDS encoding ribonuclease HII: MNKLLAYYKKDVVEAGCDEAGRGCLAGPVVAAAVVLPADFEHPLLNDSKQLPEDTRYLLREYILEHALAWAVGFAGHEEIDSINILNASFLAMHRAVEQLSCQVQHLIIDGNRFKKFREVPHQCIVKGDSLYYSIAAASVLAKTYRDDHMRELHSECPYYRWDSNKGYPTSAHRDAIRQFGLSAYHRRSFRLLPEQLEMEF, from the coding sequence ATGAATAAACTCCTGGCATACTATAAAAAGGACGTCGTTGAAGCCGGCTGCGACGAGGCGGGACGCGGTTGCCTGGCTGGCCCGGTGGTTGCGGCGGCTGTTGTTTTGCCCGCTGATTTTGAGCATCCCCTGCTGAACGACTCCAAGCAATTACCAGAAGATACGCGCTATCTGCTGAGGGAATATATTCTTGAACATGCCCTTGCCTGGGCGGTGGGCTTTGCCGGCCATGAAGAAATTGATAGTATCAATATCCTGAACGCTTCTTTCCTGGCGATGCACCGGGCGGTGGAACAGCTTTCCTGCCAGGTGCAGCACCTGATCATTGACGGTAACCGATTTAAAAAATTCAGGGAAGTTCCCCATCAATGCATTGTAAAGGGCGATAGCCTTTATTACTCGATTGCCGCCGCCTCTGTACTCGCCAAAACTTATCGTGATGACCATATGCGGGAACTTCACTCAGAGTGCCCTTACTACCGCTGGGATAGTAATAAGGGGTATCCTACTTCTGCCCACAGGGACGCCATCCGGCAATTCGGCCTGTCTGCCTACCACCGGAGGTCCTTCCGGCTGCTGCCGGAGCAGCTGGAAATGGAGTTTTAG
- the gcvT gene encoding glycine cleavage system aminomethyltransferase GcvT gives MNFTAFHRLHEQLGAKMVPFAGFSMPVQYEGISAEHEAVRKGVGVFDVSHMGEFILKGEGALDLVQYVTSNDASVLVDGKVQYSCLPQENGGIVDDLLVYRIDEKTYMLVVNAANIGKDWAHLSKYNRFDVEMIDISSRTSLLAVQGPLAAEALQPLAEIDLRAMEHYTFKKGVFAGISNVLVSATGYTGSGGFEIYFEKTHSEEIWKRIFEAGAPYGIKPAGLGARDTLRLEMGFCLYGNDIDDTTSPLEAGLGWITRFTKDFVNSANLQLQKEKGVSRKLVGFEMLERGIPRQGYEITDKEGALIGKVTSGTQAPSLRKGIGMGYVQKAFAKEGTLLNILIRGQAVGARVVKPPFYKAGQ, from the coding sequence ATGAATTTTACAGCCTTTCACCGCCTTCATGAGCAGCTAGGGGCCAAAATGGTGCCTTTTGCAGGGTTTTCCATGCCGGTGCAATACGAGGGAATCTCCGCCGAACATGAAGCGGTAAGAAAAGGAGTGGGCGTATTCGATGTTTCCCATATGGGTGAATTTATCTTAAAAGGGGAAGGTGCCCTTGATCTTGTGCAGTACGTGACTTCCAACGATGCTTCGGTCCTTGTTGACGGAAAAGTACAGTATTCCTGTTTGCCCCAGGAAAACGGCGGGATCGTGGATGACTTACTGGTTTACCGGATTGATGAAAAGACGTATATGCTGGTAGTAAATGCCGCAAACATCGGAAAAGATTGGGCCCACCTGTCTAAATATAATCGTTTTGATGTAGAAATGATCGATATTTCCAGCCGGACTTCCCTGCTGGCGGTGCAGGGGCCCCTGGCGGCTGAGGCCCTTCAGCCCCTGGCGGAAATAGACCTTCGTGCTATGGAGCATTATACGTTTAAAAAGGGAGTATTTGCCGGCATTAGCAATGTACTGGTCTCTGCAACAGGCTATACCGGTTCAGGAGGCTTCGAAATTTATTTTGAAAAAACGCATTCGGAAGAAATCTGGAAACGTATATTTGAAGCAGGCGCGCCCTACGGGATAAAACCTGCGGGGCTGGGCGCCCGGGATACGCTGAGACTGGAAATGGGCTTTTGCCTTTATGGCAATGATATTGATGATACAACCTCGCCCCTGGAAGCAGGGCTGGGCTGGATCACGCGTTTCACAAAAGACTTTGTAAATTCAGCTAACCTGCAGTTGCAGAAGGAGAAAGGAGTAAGCCGGAAGCTGGTGGGCTTTGAAATGCTCGAAAGGGGCATTCCCCGGCAGGGCTATGAAATAACGGACAAGGAGGGGGCGCTTATCGGGAAGGTTACTTCCGGAACACAGGCGCCTTCGCTGAGAAAAGGAATTGGAATGGGATATGTACAAAAGGCCTTCGCAAAGGAAGGAACGCTGTTGAATATTCTGATCCGGGGCCAGGCCGTGGGCGCCCGGGTGGTTAAACCGCCCTTTTATAAAGCCGGCCAGTAG
- a CDS encoding 2-phosphosulfolactate phosphatase: MVRKLEVCFTPALLPLYDIRDSIVVIIDIFRASSSICYGIDNGAEGIIPVATVEECLQYGGSDFLLAAEREGKVVEGFDFGNSPFSYTIEKVKGKQIVLTTTNGTQALHQSLQADKIVIGSFLNKTALCDYLQGQQKSVLLLCAGWKGMFNLEDTLFAGAVVNCLREDIQNVDDAGIAAEELYLMAKDDLRDFLRKSSHSIRLEKLNIEEDICFCLQTDICTSVPILENGRLRKMTPTTISRVRRGS; the protein is encoded by the coding sequence ATTGTGCGGAAATTAGAGGTTTGTTTTACGCCCGCGCTGCTGCCGCTCTACGACATCCGGGACAGCATTGTAGTGATCATTGACATCTTCCGGGCTTCTTCGTCTATTTGTTATGGAATAGATAACGGCGCAGAGGGGATCATACCGGTAGCAACGGTGGAGGAATGCCTGCAATATGGAGGAAGTGATTTTCTTCTTGCGGCTGAACGGGAAGGCAAGGTGGTGGAAGGGTTTGATTTCGGGAATTCTCCTTTTTCGTACACGATTGAAAAGGTGAAAGGGAAACAAATCGTGCTGACGACCACGAACGGAACACAGGCGCTTCATCAATCGCTCCAGGCGGACAAGATCGTGATCGGGTCCTTCCTGAACAAGACGGCTTTATGCGATTATCTCCAGGGTCAGCAGAAGAGCGTATTGCTGCTCTGCGCGGGCTGGAAAGGTATGTTTAACCTGGAGGATACACTTTTCGCGGGAGCCGTGGTTAACTGCCTGCGGGAAGATATACAGAACGTGGATGATGCCGGTATCGCCGCCGAAGAACTTTACCTGATGGCGAAGGATGATCTCCGGGATTTTCTCCGTAAATCGTCCCATAGCATCCGGCTGGAAAAACTGAACATCGAAGAAGATATTTGTTTTTGCCTTCAGACCGACATCTGTACATCCGTTCCCATTTTGGAAAATGGCCGGCTCCGGAAAATGACTCCCACGACGATTTCACGGGTTCGTCGCGGTTCTTAG
- a CDS encoding nucleotide pyrophosphohydrolase: MTIKQAQEQVDQWINTTGVRYFSELTNMAILTEEVGEVARIMARKYGEQSAKTSDTGKELPDELADVLWVLLCIANQTGVDLTTALEKNFEKKTARDSQRHRNNEKLK; encoded by the coding sequence ATGACAATTAAACAGGCGCAGGAGCAAGTAGACCAATGGATCAACACCACGGGAGTCCGCTATTTCAGCGAGCTCACCAATATGGCCATCCTCACCGAAGAAGTAGGAGAGGTCGCCCGGATCATGGCCAGAAAATACGGAGAGCAATCAGCCAAAACCTCCGACACCGGCAAAGAACTTCCCGATGAACTGGCCGATGTGTTATGGGTACTGCTTTGCATCGCCAATCAAACGGGGGTTGACCTAACAACGGCCCTGGAAAAGAATTTCGAAAAGAAGACCGCCCGCGACTCCCAAAGACACAGGAATAATGAAAAGCTTAAATGA